Genomic segment of Carassius auratus strain Wakin unplaced genomic scaffold, ASM336829v1 scaf_tig00045270, whole genome shotgun sequence:
TAAGATAACatcattcaaaataacttcctcTGTGGAGAAAATAAAAGGAACTTTACTTCTGtaacctgattggctgacatgtGTATTGTGGGCGGGGTTAGCATGACAACTCAAACCACTTATAAcaccttcaaataattattaaaaatacatgaaattgcAATATTTCTGACTTGACACTTCTTGATTTCAAGGatgaaaaagagggaaaaaaaagacactgtgacttttaaatattttattaggttATAATTTGCAGAGCTTAAAATATTAAATCGCTTTTAacttaaagtattattaaaatacataaaacaaaagccAGAACCGAGGAGCCCTGAAAAAACGTCAACTAAAACTGAAacgaaaaggaaaaagaaaaccaagaaataaattaaataaaaggaaaagtCTGATCTTCTCGTCGCGACACAAACTCTCTGAACAGTGATGAAGGGAGAACTAAAACATCTGTCGCTCTTTTTTACTCACACTCTCAGTCGCTCGCAGACAATAGACACTAAGTGTACATTCTTTTCCATTCACAAATCGTCTTTTCAGAACGAGGCTAGACATGATTACAAGCAGTCCTCCGAACTCAGGTTGTCAGATTCAACAGCAGACAACGTGAATGTCCTTGTCATTCTGGAGGGAGAACGCGTGAAACCCAGGCCCTGGAGCCAAAATGGCAGCCGATTCACCTGGTCTCTCTCTTTACAGTGGTTAACGTGCTAATACGCAACACAAGTCTGTCCCATATGAGTCGAGGGAGGATGGGATTGCTATATGAGGAGTAAAGTGACACCGAGAGGCTTATGGGTGAGCAGGTAGCATTGACAGCTCTCTCAGTTCCTGAGTGCAAAagccttgaacacacacacacacaccccttttaccctataaaaatgaaaaagaaacctTTATACCGTACACGAGGACCAGGCCGACACCCTTATCAAACCAAGAGATGGAAAACTGCTGCATCAAACGGAAAGCGGAAAACGGGGAGGAAACTGAAGCATGGTCAGGCGGTTCTTGGTTAAAGGGTTAGACGGCCGCGTCTGAGGTCATTCGGCGCTCCCGACTGGGTCCTAAAGAGCAGTGTTCAGGTCTGTGAGTCCCAGCAGTCCTTGGCCGGACTCATCTCTCCGTCACGTGGTTCTGTGGCTGAGGGGGCAGCGGCGTGCACAGCGCCTCCGTCAGGTCCTCCATTATCAACGTCTCCTTGGGGTCCATCAGATTGAATTCCCTTATAAATACCACGAAGTGTGTGTAGAGTGTGTTTAGGTGTCCGTGCAGGTCCATGGCCACCGTCTCCTTGTAGTGGGACCAGTAGATGTGGGCCAGAACGTGGAAGAGATACCTGCAGATTTTCTTCACCAGCGAGTCGAAGGTGTTGGGGAACTCTTTACCTGCAGAGAACCAGACAAACTCCATCAGCGCCACACAGTTAGACCACAGAGTGTGATGAACGCATGATGtgcatttgtttgatttaaaaatactgtgaaaattgtgaaatatttttacaatttcaaacatctgttttctgtgtgaatctgggttaaaatgtgatttatttctgtgatgctccgctgtattttcagcatcattcctccagtcttcagtgtcacatgatcttcagaaatcagaataatatgatgatttactgctcaagaaacatttctgattattatcaatgttgaacacagttgagcTGCtcaatacttttgtggaaacggtcatacatttaattatcaaggattcacagatgaacagaaagttcaaaagaacagaacagaagatttatttgaaatataaatcttctgTGATATTAAAAACTGTCACTATTGATCAGATGAATGCATCCTTCCTGACCCCAGTAAATATTATTATGTGTATAATTTCACGGTCACTGAAGAAGTTTAAGAATAATTATATTCTAAGATTGTTTACTAAGAATATTCCAAGACCAcaagaattaattaatcaatGATTTGCGTTGCACTTTTCATAATGCatatcaaagcagctttacagaaaatgcatgtttctaTGTTTCAATTAAGATTCATCAAATCTAAAACTGGTTccattttttataacaatataaaaagttatttttttgttcgttttttacattaaaactgtaGTGATGCAACAATCAATGTGTTCTTTTTGATTGTGGCTGttcacaatatttaatatttaaccatAAATAGTTGAAAATCACAAATATACGACATGCACGCTTTCATTAGAAAATTTATATTAACTTAAATTAGTTAAGCAGTTAACTAATGCAACCTCATGATGAagtgttaatatttaaatttacagaatatttaaaaaaatgtatgtctaGATCCATTGTGAGAGTCTTGATTAGTTTTCTACTAAAAACTGgtcatttgcttttaaataaacacaacagaAGTGAGATATATTATGCATCAGCAGGTGGCGCTAGAGGCTCACTCACCGTATTTGGTGGGAAAGATGTCCTCGTCGGTCACCAGCTTCTGAACTGAACTCATGACGAAATCCACGTACTGCGGCGCTGTGCACTTCGTCTTCTTCCCTTTCTCATCATACCAGAAGTACGTCCTGAGAGACGGAGGTTAGATTGAGACCATGTCagaaaaacacacagacttcTGCTGGAAGTACAGCATCATCATCACTTCCCCTTCAATCACTGCTCTTTCACAAATatccaaaccaaaaaaaaacttcAGGGAATGTGCAGTGGTTTAACTGGTTGTGTGTAATGACATTTGTAGTGAAAACCAAtagaattaatgaatgaatgatgcatttatatgtaGATTTACTGTGACggttatattgttttttttgcagCAGCAGTACTGATCTATTCCTCTGGTATTACAGAAGGACGAAATCAAATACAGTCTGACTTTGTTCTTGTACAGTCACATCTCTCCATGAGGTCGGAGGTCACGTCTAGTTTCCGCTCGGCGCGTCTCTGAGAGTTAATGATGGGTAACTCACGTGCTGCAGGCGGTCATGGCCGGACACGTGTCTCCGGTGCAGAACTCAGAGATCGTGCTGTACTGCAGGTTGATGAGGTTGAAGAACGTCGTGGCTAGAGGATCACACACAGATGATGCCAAGATTAAGAAACGATGAAACACAGCCATCAAACTCACTCCAACTCACTCCATAAAAGTCATTCTATAAAAAAACTGAGGCCTAATTACACACAAACAACGATCAGGTGACCATCAATTAAATTATGGGtaataaacatttttctaaacatcAGCAAAAATCTTTACACCTTTtcgtttgttttatatttttagaaattgatACAAAAATGCACATTATGTACAATTATAACATATATTCTATGTAAATGAACCAATCCACTCAAGTACTGTACGAGACGACAGAGCTTTCACTGATCAAGAGAAATGGCTTCGATTAACCATTAAAAGTCTGTGATTTTGGTTTAATAAGTCCTTGTGGAATTTGAAAGTGTATCAAGCCGTACTTGgtgtttttcttgtgttttctCTCGAGGTAAAGTGGAGGGAAATGCAAGCAATGCTGTGATCCGTGGCTCTGGAGTGTTATTGTGAGCTGATAAATCATACGCTTACATAACAGAGGTCAAATCATACATTCCCGATGATGTTTGCAAAACACAGCTAGTAACTAGACACAACAACAGCAGACGGTCAGCCGCGGTTGAGGTCAAGGGTCGGCCTTCCCAGATTACATACACCGCAACAAGAGAAAATACTTGTTTCCTCTGCATTCCTAGAATTCCTATTTTCCGACTTTTAAAAGCATTTCAGGGCAAGATCTGATGATCTACCAATGAACATTAAAAAGTGCATTGTGAATGTAATTTCTATTGCAGGATTAATTCTATACGAGGTGATGCGAGTGACTCACTGTTGCACGCGAGCCATTCGTTCAGGTCGATCTCTCTGGGCAAGACCACCAGCTCCTTGAGGTCGAAGTCGACGACTCTTACTTTGGTGTATTCTGCCTCCAGGTAAAGCTTCTTCTCCTCGGCGGGCGGCTTCTTTCCATTGGGCTTCCCCTTGCCCTTCCTGCACGAAACGAAACAAGGGCAAACAGACGTTACTCAACTGTAACGCcacatattttttatgaatgcataaaaaaaatccatataaaaTCATAACCCTAAaatgtccaaaaataaaaaaaatatttgcaaaatcATTGCATATATTGCAAATATTCAGCATTGTGTGTATGCATGGAGCTGGTCCATTATTTATTACATAGGGACACCTCATGCGTCGCAGCAAACTACACAACGATCTGTGCACATCCGTTTTTTCCACTGCAGGTTTGCTCAGTTAACCGTGGCCTGTAATTAGCGCAGCAAACCACAGACATCTAGGCTTTTCCTTCCACATCTATTTTTAGCGCAGGAGGGTTGTATTACCATCAGAGCCAGCGCCTCCCACCA
This window contains:
- the LOC113087743 gene encoding MOB kinase activator 2-like isoform X2, whose product is MDWFMGKGKGKPNGKKPPAEEKKLYLEAEYTKVRVVDFDLKELVVLPREIDLNEWLACNTTTFFNLINLQYSTISEFCTGDTCPAMTACSTTYFWYDEKGKKTKCTAPQYVDFVMSSVQKLVTDEDIFPTKYGKEFPNTFDSLVKKICRYLFHVLAHIYWSHYKETVAMDLHGHLNTLYTHFVVFIREFNLMDPKETLIMEDLTEALCTPLPPQPQNHVTER
- the LOC113087743 gene encoding MOB kinase activator 2-like isoform X1, with protein sequence MVGDDSTLMQRSPKNGLSCKMVLQAVGRVLRKGKGKPNGKKPPAEEKKLYLEAEYTKVRVVDFDLKELVVLPREIDLNEWLACNTTTFFNLINLQYSTISEFCTGDTCPAMTACSTTYFWYDEKGKKTKCTAPQYVDFVMSSVQKLVTDEDIFPTKYGKEFPNTFDSLVKKICRYLFHVLAHIYWSHYKETVAMDLHGHLNTLYTHFVVFIREFNLMDPKETLIMEDLTEALCTPLPPQPQNHVTER